One genomic window of Malaciobacter molluscorum LMG 25693 includes the following:
- the galU gene encoding UTP--glucose-1-phosphate uridylyltransferase GalU, with product MIRKCLFPAAGYGTRFLPATKATPKEMLPVLTKPLIQYGVEEAIEAGIDTMAIVTGRGKRAIEDHFDISYELEHQIKGTNKEHYLRDIRKVIENCTFSYTRQTQMKGLGHAILTGQTLIGNEPFAVILADDLCDNEKDGVLKQMVDLYEKYQCCIVAIEEVPKEHTNKYGVISGREIEEGIFMIDNMVEKPEPEDAPSNLAIIGRYILTPDIFDIIKETNPGKGGEIQITDALLTQAKKGMVLGFKFKGVRFDCGSIDGFVEATNHFYNKTK from the coding sequence ATGATTAGAAAATGTTTATTCCCAGCAGCAGGATATGGAACAAGATTTTTACCTGCAACAAAAGCAACTCCAAAAGAGATGTTGCCCGTACTTACAAAACCACTTATTCAATATGGAGTTGAAGAGGCTATAGAAGCTGGAATTGATACTATGGCAATAGTAACAGGTAGAGGTAAAAGAGCAATAGAAGATCATTTTGATATTTCATATGAATTAGAGCATCAAATAAAAGGTACAAATAAAGAACACTATTTAAGAGATATAAGAAAAGTTATAGAAAATTGTACTTTTTCATATACAAGACAAACACAAATGAAAGGTTTAGGTCATGCAATTTTAACTGGCCAAACATTAATAGGAAATGAACCTTTTGCAGTTATTTTAGCAGATGATTTATGTGATAATGAAAAAGATGGTGTATTAAAGCAAATGGTAGATCTATATGAAAAATATCAATGCTGTATTGTAGCAATAGAAGAAGTTCCAAAAGAGCATACAAATAAATACGGAGTTATTTCTGGAAGAGAGATTGAAGAAGGTATTTTTATGATAGATAATATGGTAGAAAAACCAGAACCCGAAGATGCACCATCAAATCTTGCAATTATAGGAAGATATATTTTAACTCCAGATATTTTTGATATTATTAAAGAAACTAATCCAGGTAAAGGTGGTGAAATTCAAATTACAGATGCACTTTTAACTCAAGCTAAAAAGGGTATGGTTTTAGGATTTAAATTTAAAGGTGTTAGATTTGATTGTGGAAGTATTGATGGTTTTGTAGAGGCTACAAATCATTTTTATAATAAAACAAAGTAG
- a CDS encoding glucose-6-phosphate isomerase, with product MQYNKSFYQIKSNETIFEKVKKEVNSIGYYSLPFQDTTNVKKFAKDVKQSHIAVIGIGGSTLGTFAIYQFLKRTNDFTKKLHFFESTDPTDIKQRVKKLDLEDTIFLVISKSGTTIETISIFKYLSSLVTMSKNNCVIVSETDSTLTAFAKQNGMQTFEIPKNVGGRFSVFSNVGLLPLAILGVNIDELLQGAKEVHNSFFNEDKYYDILMEKARFMIENKNRFNINVVFSYSASLEGFNKWYIQLWGESLGKININGTKQALTPIGLIGPVDQHSFLQLIAQGKRDKTVTFIKVANFEDDTKIPKNTLNGFDELTYLDNLSFAKLIDEQANATIQSIKDLSDIPYDIITINKVDEFNIAKLMYSYQLLTSVVGKFVQIDTYNQPGVEAGKIILKEKLNNKV from the coding sequence ATGCAATATAACAAAAGTTTTTATCAAATAAAATCAAATGAAACTATTTTTGAAAAAGTAAAAAAAGAAGTAAATAGTATAGGTTATTATTCTTTGCCTTTTCAAGATACAACAAATGTAAAAAAGTTTGCTAAAGATGTAAAACAATCTCATATTGCAGTTATTGGTATAGGTGGAAGTACATTAGGTACTTTTGCAATTTATCAGTTTTTAAAAAGAACAAATGATTTTACAAAAAAACTTCACTTTTTTGAATCAACAGATCCAACAGATATAAAACAAAGAGTTAAAAAACTTGATTTAGAAGATACAATTTTTTTAGTAATTAGTAAATCAGGAACCACAATAGAGACAATATCAATTTTTAAATATCTATCAAGTTTAGTAACAATGAGTAAAAATAACTGTGTGATTGTTAGTGAAACTGATAGTACACTAACAGCTTTTGCAAAACAAAATGGTATGCAAACTTTTGAAATACCTAAAAATGTTGGTGGAAGATTTTCAGTATTTTCAAATGTTGGATTACTTCCTTTAGCGATTTTGGGAGTAAATATAGATGAATTACTGCAAGGTGCAAAAGAGGTACATAATAGCTTTTTTAATGAAGATAAATATTATGATATTTTGATGGAAAAAGCAAGGTTTATGATTGAAAATAAAAATAGATTTAATATAAATGTTGTTTTTTCATATTCAGCAAGTTTAGAAGGGTTTAATAAGTGGTATATTCAACTTTGGGGTGAGAGCTTAGGTAAAATTAATATAAATGGTACAAAACAAGCTTTAACACCAATTGGACTTATAGGACCTGTTGATCAACACTCTTTTTTACAACTAATTGCTCAAGGGAAAAGAGATAAGACTGTAACTTTTATTAAAGTAGCAAATTTTGAAGATGATACTAAAATTCCTAAAAATACATTAAATGGATTTGATGAATTAACATATTTAGATAATCTATCTTTTGCAAAATTAATTGATGAACAAGCTAATGCAACAATTCAATCTATAAAAGATCTAAGTGATATTCCCTATGATATAATAACTATAAATAAAGTAGATGAATTTAATATTGCAAAACTGATGTATAGTTATCAGTTATTAACTTCTGTTGTAGGAAAATTTGTACAGATTGATACATATAATCAACCAGGAGTAGAAGCTGGAAAGATTATTTTAAAAGAAAAATTAAACAATAAGGTTTAA